The DNA window GATCGGCCACGAAGTCGCGGTCATCGACCGCGACAGCACTGCATTCAACCGGCTCAGCCCGGAGTTCGCCGGCGAGCGGGTGCTGGGCCAGGGTTTCGACCGCGATGTGCTGCTGCGGGCGGGCATCGAGGAGGCGGAGGCGTTCGCCGCGGTGTCCTCCGGCGACAACTCCAACATCATCTCGGCGCGGCTGGCGCGCGAGACGTTCGGCGTCCAGCGCGTCGTCGCCCGCATCTACGATGCCAAGCGCGCCGAGGTCTACGAGCGCCTCGGGATACCCACGATCGCCACCGTGCCCTGGACCACCGATCGGCTGCTCAACGCGCTGCTGCGCGACACCGAGACCGCCAAGTGGCGCGACCCGACCGGCACGGTCGTCGTCACCGAGGTCGTCCTGCACGAGGAGTGGATGGGCCATCGGATCACCGATCTCGAGCAGGCCACCGGCGCCCGCGTCGCGTTCCTGATCCGGTTCGGGGCGGGGGTGTTGCCGGAGCCGAAAACGGTCATCCAGGCCGGGGATCAGGTCTATGTCGCCGCGATCTCCGGTCGTGCCGCCGAGGCGGTGGCCATCGGGGCGCTGCCGCCGAGCGAGGATCTCGAGTCGGGACCGGGCCGGTGAAGCGGAAAGAGCCGACCGGCGGGGCTGTGGGGGTACCACCCGCTTGCGGGGGAGAGTGGGCCAGATGAGGGTAGCTGTCGCCGGGGCCGGAGCGGTCGGTCGTTCGGTCACGCGGGAACTGGTCGGGAACGACCACGAGGTGACCCTGATCGAGCGCAACCCCGACCACGTCGACGTGGACGCCATCCCGGCCGCGCACTGGCGCCTCGGCGACGCCTGCGAACTGAGCCTGCTGGAATCGGTGCACCTCGAGGACTTCGACGTGGTCGTCGCCGCGACCGGCGACGACAAGGCCAACGTCGTGCTCAGCCTGCTGGCCAAGACCGAGTTCGCGGTGCCGCGGGTCGTGGCGCGGGTCAACGATCCACGCAACGAATGGCTGTTCACCGACGCCTGGGGGGTGGATGTCGCGGTGTCGACGCCACGCATGCTGGCGTCGCTGATCGAGGAGGCCGTCGCCGTCGGCGACCTGGTGCGGCTCATGGAGTTCCGCCGGGGTCAGGCCAACCTGGTCGAGATCACCCTGCCCGACGACACGCCGTGGGGCGGCAAGCCGGTACGCAAGCTGCAACTGCCCCGGGACGCCGCCCTGGTCACCATCCTGCGCGGTCCGCGCGTGATCGTCCCGGAGGCCGACGAACCACTGGAGGGTGGCGACGAGTTGCTGTTCGTCGCGGTTACCGAGGTCGAAGAGGAGCTGCGCGCACTGCTGCTGCCGAGCACTGCGCCGGCCGAGCCGGGGGAAGCGGCGCCGGCGGGCGTGTCATTCCATCTGTGTAAGTCCGGGGTGGTCCATCATCGGACCGCCGTTGGGCGGACAGAAGGAGTGTTTTGTGACCAAGACCATGCAGATGCCGGCTGAGGAGACGACCGCGGCGCGGCGGCTGGCCGAGATGTTCACCGAAGAGACGCTGGACTCGTTGATTAAGGATGCGGTGAAGACCGGGACCCCGATCGACGGCGCGGACGGTTTGCTGAACCAGCTGACTAAGGCCGTGCTGGAGCGGGCGCTGAATGCGGAGCTAACCCACCATCTGGGCTATGAGGCCGGCGATCCGGCCGGACGCGGATCGGGAAATTCGCGCAACGGCACCACGCCGAAAACGGTGACCACCGTCAACGGCCCGGTGCAGATCGATGCGCCGCGTGATCGCAACGGCTCGTTTGAGCCGGCGATTGTGCCGAAGAAGACCCGCCGGCTCAACAACATCAATTCGGTGGTGTTGTCGCTGTATTCACGGGGAATGACCACCCGCGATATCGAAGCCCACCTGCAGGAGGTCTATGGGGCGTCGGTGTCGCGGGAGTTGATCTCCAATATCACCGAGGTGGTGGTCGATGAGATCAAGGCCTGGCAGGCCCGCCCGCTCGATGAGGTCTACCCGATCCTCTACATCGATGGGCTGCGGCTGCGGATCGGCGACAACGGGGTCATCACCACCAAGGTCGCCTATTTGGCCATTGGCGTGGATCTGGAGGGCCGCAAACACGCCTTGGGCTGCTGGATCCAGGACTCCGAGGGGGCGAAGTTCTGGCAGAAGGTCGTCATCGACCTGCGCAACCGCGGGGTGCGCGACATCCTCATCGCCTGCTGCGACGGGCTGACCGGTCTGCCTGATGCGATCCGCTCGATCTATCCCGATACCGTGGTGCAGACCTGCGTCGTGCACGTCATTAGGAATGCGATGCGCTTCGTGTCTTATAAGGACCGCAAGAAGGTCGCCACCGCGATGCGGGCGATCTACAGTGCGCCGACCGTCGATGGAGCCGAACTCGCACTCAAGGAGTTCGACCAGCAATTCGGCGCCCAATATCCGGGTGCAATTGACGTGTGGCACAACGCCTGGGGGGAATTCGTTCCGTTCCTGGACTATCCGGTGGAGTTGCGCAAGATCGTCTACACCACCAATGCGATCGAGTCGATCAACTTCCAGTTGCGCAAGATCACCAAGAACCGTGGTCATTTCACGGACAAGGACGCCGCGATGAAGTTGCTGTACCTCGGGCTGCGCAACATCTCCAGCGAGAGAGGAGGCTATTCGGGTACTGGAACGCACAACTGGACTGTGGCGCTCAACACACTCGCCAGACTATTCCCTGGGCGAATCCCATTGTGCTAGAATACAACTCGTAGTCAAATCACCTCTGACTTACACAGAAATCGTGACAGGCTCGCGCCGGCCGGCTAGTCCACGCCGCGGGCGCCGGCCTCGTTGACCGCGGCGATCGCGCGCTGGGCCGACCGGTAGGCCGAATAGGTGACCAGCGCGGCCATCGCGGTCAACGGCCAGCCCATCGCGATGCGGGCGACCCCCAGCCAACCGGTCTGGTCGGCCTCGTAGAGGTGTCGCTGCACGACGAACCGGGCGCCGAACACCAGCACCCAGCACAGGGACGCGACGTCGAAGGCGTACACCGCGCGGGGCACGCCGCGCCAGGTGTGCTCGCGCCCGCCAGCCCAGCTGGCCAGGTAGCCGACCAGCGGCCGGCGCACCAGCACCGACACCGAGAAAACGATCGCCCACAGCAACGACATCCAGATGCCCAGCAGGAAGTAGCCCTTGGACTCCCCCATGACGTAGGCGATCAGCGCACACACGACGACGCCACCGAACCCGGAGACCGCCGGCTGCATGGATTCCCGCCTGGCGAGCCGCCACAGCAGCACCAGCGCGGACACCCCCAGCGCGGACCCGACCGCGGCCAGCAGCCCGAACAGGTTGGAGGCGAACACGAAGGTGACCACGGGCAGCGACGAGTAGACGACGCCGCTGACCCCGCCCAGCTGCGCCAGCAGGCGTTCGGCGCCGGTGCGCCCGGTGACGATGCCACCGCAGTCCGTCGGGCCGATCGGAGCGGCCCCCCCGTCGTCGGAGACGGTCACCGCTGAATTTCGTAGTGCGGGTTGTAGATCGCCTTGGCGCCGTTCTCGAGCTTGCCCACCCGGCCGCGCACCCGCAGCGTGCGGCCCGAGTCGATGCCGGGAATGCGGCGCTGACCCAACCACACGAGGGTGACGGTGTCGGTGCCGTCGAACAACTCGGCGCGAACGCCGCCCGAGCACCCCTTGCCGTTGGTCTCCACGCTGCGCAGCGTGCCGACCATGGTGACCTCCTGGCCGCGCTCGCAATCGATCGCCCGCTGCGCGCCGGTGCTCGTCACTTCGTCGGACAACTCCTCGGAGTCGCGTTGCTCCGGGTGCTCCGTCAACCGACGGGTGAGCCGGCGCAGATACCCTTGCGCCCCCATGGCCACTCCTGACAATGCTGATGGCGCTTTCCGTTATGCCAACGGACACCTTAGAGCTCTTGGTTCCCGCGCGCCAACCGGGCCAAACCTCGTGTTGGAGCGGACGGCAGGGCCGGGCACTATCGGAGAGGTGGGTGTCGATCTGAGCGGTGTCACCACCGTGCTGCTGCCCGGAACCGGCTCCGACGACGACTACGTCCGGCGGGCGTTCTCCGGCCCGTTGCAGCAGGCCGGCGCGCTGCTCGTGGCCCCCGCGCCGCGCCCGGAGCGGTTGATCGACGGATATCTGTCCGCCCTGGACGATGCCGCGCGGGTCGGTCCGGTCTGTGTCGGCGGCATCTCGATCGGCGCCGCGGTGGCAACCGCGTGGGCGCTGGCGCACCCGGACCGCACGGTCGCAGTGCTGGCCGCGCTGCCCGCCTGGGCCGGAGCGCCCGGGTCGGCGCCCGCCGCCCTGGCGGCCCGGTACTCGGCGGCCCGGCTGCGCAGCGACGGGTTGGCGGCGACGACGACCCAGATGCGGGCATCCAGCCCGCCCTGGCTCGGCGACGAGCTGGCGCGGTCGTGGCGGGCGCAGTGGCCACACCTGCCCGACGCCATGGACGCAGCGGCGGGCTACGTCGCCCCCGGCCACGCCGACCTGGGCCGGCTGGCCGCGCCGCTGGCCGTGGTCGGCGCCGTCGACGACACCGTGCATCCGCTGCAGGTCGCGGTGGAATGGGTCGCCGCCGCGCCGCGTGCAGCCCTGCGCACGGTGACGCTGCAACAGTTCGGCGCGGACACCGCCGAACTCGGCGCGGCGTGCCTGGGGGCGCTGGCCGACCTGTGAGCCCCGGGGTCCGGGTCAGCCGCCGGTCGTCGACCGCAGCTGCTGCATGGCCGATCCCTGGGCGCTGCGGCGTTCCGCGGGCCCGTCCGGCGCCGGTTGCGCGTCGCCGGCCTGCTGGGCCTGCTGCGCGGCGGCGGCCTCCCGCAGCTGCGCCACCATCGCTTCGGGCAGCTGCACCGCCAGCGGCGTGCGCACCGGCAGGGGCGTCTCGCCGCGGCGAACCACCGTGTCCGCCAACGCCGCACGCGCCTCCCGGTCCAGCGCCTCGATCGTCTCGTGCGTGCCATTGACCACGCAACGAATCATCCAGCGATAACCGTCGACCCCGATGAACCGCACCACCCCGGCGGCGCTGCCGACCACTTCCCGGCCCCACGGGCCGTCCTGGATGCTGACCGTGGCCGAGTCGTTGCGCAGCGACTCCGCGAGCTCGGCGGCCACCTCCCGCCACAGACCGCCCGTCTTGGGCGCCGCGTAGGCGGCGATGGTGAAACGGCCATTGGGTGTGACGACCCACACGGCGCTGGGGACGCCGGTCTCGGTCAGCTCGACCTGCAACTGGCCGCCGTCGGGCATCGGGATGAGCACCGAACCCAGGTCGAGCCGGGCCACCTGCGCGACGGACGGGTCGTCAAAGTCGTCGATGTCGAACGGGCCTTCGAGAGCGCCCGGCTCGTCGGCGGCCTGAGCGCCGGCAGCCTCCGCCTCGACCGGCTCCTCGACGGGTCGGTCCGTTTCCGTGGGTCCGCCGCCCGGCCCGCCGGCGGCCTGGGGGGCCTCGTCCCCACCGCGTTTACCTGAGCGCCTGCCGAATGCCACCATCAGCGCCGCTCCTCCTCATCGCATCCGTCTGCATCGCTTCCCTCAGCATTCCCGCCGGCGGTCACAAACTCGCGTGTCCTCCGGAGGAACCGTGGCCGCCGTCGCCACGGGACGTCTCGGCCAGCCCGGCCTCGTCGAACGACGCGACCTCGACCAGCTCCAACAATTCCACCCGCTGCACCAGCAGCTGGGCGATGCGGTCGCCGCGATGCACCACGATGGGCTCGGCCGGGTCGAGGTTGATCAGCGAGACCTTGATCTCACCGCGGTAGCCGGCGTCGATGGTGCCCGGGCTGTTGACGATAGAAAGTCCCACCCGCGCCGCCAAACCCGAGCGGGGGTGGACCAGCCCGACCATCCCGAACGGGATCGCGACCGCGACCCCCGTCCGCACCAGCGCACGGTGCCCCGGATCGAGCGTCACGTCTTCGGCGCTGTAGAGGTCCACTCCGGCGTCGCCGCTGTGAGCGCGCGCGGGCACCGGAAGCTCGGGGTCGAGGCGAACGATCGCCAGAGGGGTCGACACGGGGGCACAGATTACCCTTGACCGCGTGTCTGGAACGCGCGTCGCGCCCCACAGCGTGCGATACCGCGAGCGGCTGTGGGTGCCGTGGTGGTGGTGGCCGCTCGGCTTGGCGCTGGCGGGGCTGATCGCCTTCGAGGTCAACATGGGTGCGGGCGCGGCTCTGCCTGCCTGGGTGCCGTTCGTGATCTTGTTCACGGTCGCCGGGGGAACGCTGCTGTGGCTGGGCCGCATCGAGATCCAGGTCACCGCCGGGCCCGACGGCGTCGAGCTGTGGGCGGGCCGGGCGCATCTGCCCGCCACGGCGATAACGCGGTCCGCGGTGATCCCGCGCTCGGCCAAGTCCGCGGCCCTGGGCCGCCAGCTCGATCCCGCCGCCTACGTGCTGCACCGGGCGTGGATAGGCCCGATGGCCCTGGTCGTCCTCGACGACCCGGACGACCCCACGCCCTACTGGCTGGTGAGCTGCCGTCACCCCGGGCGGGTGCTGTCGGCCCTGACAAGCTGAGTGCAGCTCTCAGGCCGCGCAGTCGGTACAGATCATCACGCCGTTCTTCTCGCTGGCCAGCCGGCTGCGGTGTTGCACCAGGAAGCAACTCGAACAGGTGAACTCATCCGCCTGCTTCGGAATGACACGTACCGAAAGCTCCTCGCCGGACAGGTCGGCGCCGGGCAGCTCGAAAGACTCGGCCGTCTCGGATTCGTCGACATCGACCACCGCCGAGGCCGCCTCGTTCCGCCGTGCTTTGAGCTCCTCCAGCGAGTCTTCCGAGACGTCGTCCGTCTCGGTGCGCCGTGGAGCGTCGTAATCGGTCGGCATATCTGTTACCTGCCCTGTTCCCCTCGCAAGCCCTAAATAACTTCAAGCAACGCTTTGTATCAGCGTCGAACGCATCCACCAAACGATTCGTGCCCGTATCTCGACCCGTTAATGTGTGATTTGCATCACACCGCAAGATAAGCCTTGCGTTCGGCGTCAAAACAGTGTGAACGGTGTGCGACTAGAGTGCACCTGTGGTCGCACAAATCACACAGGGTACAGCGTTCGACAAGCACGGTCGGCCATTTCGGCGCCGCAACCCTCGCCCGGCCATCGTGGTGCTGGTGTTGCTGATCGTGGCGACCGGCGTGGTCTGGACCGTGGCGCTGACTCGGCCCGCGACGGTTCGCGAGGCCGAGGCGTGCAATCCGCCGCCCCAACCCCCGGGATCGGCCCGCCCGCAGCTCGGCGAGCAGGTGTCGCGCACGGCGATGATCGACGTGTCCCCCGCCAGACTCGCCGACACCAAGGTGCGGGTGCTCAACGCCAGCGGCCGCGGCGGCCAGGCCGCCGACGTCGCCGGCGCGATGAAAGACCTCGGTTTCGCGCAGCCGACGGCCGCCAACGACCCGATCTACGCCGGCACGCGGCTCAACTGCCAGGGCCAGATCCGCTTCGGGACGGCCGGACAGGCCACCGCGGCGGCGGTGTGGCTGGTGGCGCCGTGCACGGAACTGTTCAACGACAACCGCGCCGACGACTCCGTCGACTTCGCGGTGGGCACCGACTTCGGCACGCTGGCGCACACCGACGACATCGACGCCGTGCTGGCCAGCCTGCGCCCCGGCGCCACCGAACCGCCGGATCCCATGCTCCTGCAGAAGATTCACGCCAGCAGCTGCTGAGAGCTCTGCTCAGTCCAGGATCGGGTCCAGGCCGTTGAACCGCTCCAGGGCCGCGGCCAACTCGTCGGCGATGCCCGGCGCCGCGGCCATCACCAGCCCCGCCCCGTCGACGTCGCGGGGCGGCAGCACCACCCGGGCGCCCGCCTCCGCCGCGATCAACCCGCCGGCGGCGCAGTCCCACACCTGCAGCCCGTGCTCGTAATAGGCATCCAGCCGGCCCGCGGCGACCATGCACAGGTCCAGCGCCGCCGAACCGATGCGGCGCACGTCGCGCACCATCGGCAACATCCTGGCCAGCAGCTCAGCCTGGGCTGCGCGGCGGGGCGCGGAGTAGCCGAAACCGGTGCCCAACAACGCCATCGAAAGATCTTCGACCGCCGCGCACCGCAACGAACGCGTCTCGTGGCCGTCGGTGACTTGCGCGCCGAGGCCGGTCGCCGCCGAATACACCCGGCCGGCGACGACGTCGGCGACCGCCCCGGCCACCGACACGCCGTCGATCTGGGCGCCGACCGACACGGCGTAGGCGGGGATGCCGTACACGAAAT is part of the Mycobacterium sp. HUMS_12744610 genome and encodes:
- a CDS encoding OB-fold nucleic acid binding domain-containing protein; amino-acid sequence: MGAQGYLRRLTRRLTEHPEQRDSEELSDEVTSTGAQRAIDCERGQEVTMVGTLRSVETNGKGCSGGVRAELFDGTDTVTLVWLGQRRIPGIDSGRTLRVRGRVGKLENGAKAIYNPHYEIQR
- a CDS encoding inositol monophosphatase family protein, which translates into the protein MTGTDDDLALLRSVAEALATEAAEFVRRRRAEVFGPHAGAPGAPGDGAVRSKSTPTDPVTVVDTETERLLRDRLARLRPGDPILGEEGGGPAEVTAAHGGAVTWVLDPIDGTVNFVYGIPAYAVSVGAQIDGVSVAGAVADVVAGRVYSAATGLGAQVTDGHETRSLRCAAVEDLSMALLGTGFGYSAPRRAAQAELLARMLPMVRDVRRIGSAALDLCMVAAGRLDAYYEHGLQVWDCAAGGLIAAEAGARVVLPPRDVDGAGLVMAAAPGIADELAAALERFNGLDPILD
- a CDS encoding IS256 family transposase; amino-acid sequence: MAEMFTEETLDSLIKDAVKTGTPIDGADGLLNQLTKAVLERALNAELTHHLGYEAGDPAGRGSGNSRNGTTPKTVTTVNGPVQIDAPRDRNGSFEPAIVPKKTRRLNNINSVVLSLYSRGMTTRDIEAHLQEVYGASVSRELISNITEVVVDEIKAWQARPLDEVYPILYIDGLRLRIGDNGVITTKVAYLAIGVDLEGRKHALGCWIQDSEGAKFWQKVVIDLRNRGVRDILIACCDGLTGLPDAIRSIYPDTVVQTCVVHVIRNAMRFVSYKDRKKVATAMRAIYSAPTVDGAELALKEFDQQFGAQYPGAIDVWHNAWGEFVPFLDYPVELRKIVYTTNAIESINFQLRKITKNRGHFTDKDAAMKLLYLGLRNISSERGGYSGTGTHNWTVALNTLARLFPGRIPLC
- the cei gene encoding envelope integrity protein Cei; the protein is MVAQITQGTAFDKHGRPFRRRNPRPAIVVLVLLIVATGVVWTVALTRPATVREAEACNPPPQPPGSARPQLGEQVSRTAMIDVSPARLADTKVRVLNASGRGGQAADVAGAMKDLGFAQPTAANDPIYAGTRLNCQGQIRFGTAGQATAAAVWLVAPCTELFNDNRADDSVDFAVGTDFGTLAHTDDIDAVLASLRPGATEPPDPMLLQKIHASSC
- a CDS encoding DUF4193 domain-containing protein → MPTDYDAPRRTETDDVSEDSLEELKARRNEAASAVVDVDESETAESFELPGADLSGEELSVRVIPKQADEFTCSSCFLVQHRSRLASEKNGVMICTDCAA
- a CDS encoding DUF3159 domain-containing protein; this translates as MVTGRTGAERLLAQLGGVSGVVYSSLPVVTFVFASNLFGLLAAVGSALGVSALVLLWRLARRESMQPAVSGFGGVVVCALIAYVMGESKGYFLLGIWMSLLWAIVFSVSVLVRRPLVGYLASWAGGREHTWRGVPRAVYAFDVASLCWVLVFGARFVVQRHLYEADQTGWLGVARIAMGWPLTAMAALVTYSAYRSAQRAIAAVNEAGARGVD
- a CDS encoding DUF3710 domain-containing protein, whose protein sequence is MVAFGRRSGKRGGDEAPQAAGGPGGGPTETDRPVEEPVEAEAAGAQAADEPGALEGPFDIDDFDDPSVAQVARLDLGSVLIPMPDGGQLQVELTETGVPSAVWVVTPNGRFTIAAYAAPKTGGLWREVAAELAESLRNDSATVSIQDGPWGREVVGSAAGVVRFIGVDGYRWMIRCVVNGTHETIEALDREARAALADTVVRRGETPLPVRTPLAVQLPEAMVAQLREAAAAQQAQQAGDAQPAPDGPAERRSAQGSAMQQLRSTTGG
- a CDS encoding alpha/beta hydrolase, whose amino-acid sequence is MGVDLSGVTTVLLPGTGSDDDYVRRAFSGPLQQAGALLVAPAPRPERLIDGYLSALDDAARVGPVCVGGISIGAAVATAWALAHPDRTVAVLAALPAWAGAPGSAPAALAARYSAARLRSDGLAATTTQMRASSPPWLGDELARSWRAQWPHLPDAMDAAAGYVAPGHADLGRLAAPLAVVGAVDDTVHPLQVAVEWVAAAPRAALRTVTLQQFGADTAELGAACLGALADL
- a CDS encoding potassium channel family protein — its product is MRVVVMGCGRVGSSVADGLSRIGHEVAVIDRDSTAFNRLSPEFAGERVLGQGFDRDVLLRAGIEEAEAFAAVSSGDNSNIISARLARETFGVQRVVARIYDAKRAEVYERLGIPTIATVPWTTDRLLNALLRDTETAKWRDPTGTVVVTEVVLHEEWMGHRITDLEQATGARVAFLIRFGAGVLPEPKTVIQAGDQVYVAAISGRAAEAVAIGALPPSEDLESGPGR
- the dut gene encoding dUTP diphosphatase, with product MSTPLAIVRLDPELPVPARAHSGDAGVDLYSAEDVTLDPGHRALVRTGVAVAIPFGMVGLVHPRSGLAARVGLSIVNSPGTIDAGYRGEIKVSLINLDPAEPIVVHRGDRIAQLLVQRVELLELVEVASFDEAGLAETSRGDGGHGSSGGHASL
- a CDS encoding DUF3093 domain-containing protein yields the protein MSGTRVAPHSVRYRERLWVPWWWWPLGLALAGLIAFEVNMGAGAALPAWVPFVILFTVAGGTLLWLGRIEIQVTAGPDGVELWAGRAHLPATAITRSAVIPRSAKSAALGRQLDPAAYVLHRAWIGPMALVVLDDPDDPTPYWLVSCRHPGRVLSALTS